The Listeria cossartiae subsp. cossartiae genome includes a region encoding these proteins:
- a CDS encoding argininosuccinate synthase — MAKEKIVLAYSGGLDTSVAIQWLVEAGYEVIACCLDVGEGKNLDFIKEKAITVGASESYTIDAKEEFAEDFALIALQAHAYYEGKYPLISALSRPLIAKKLVEVARQEGASAIAHGCTGKGNDQVRFEVAIHALAPDLKVVSPVRDWKWSREEEINYAKEHNIPVPIDLDNPFSIDQNLWGRSNECGVLENPWTTPPEAAYDLTVSLEDAPDTADIVEITFDAGIPISLNGENMSLANLILTLNEIAGKHGVGRIDHIENRLVGIKSREVYECPAAVTLITAHKELEDLTFVREVAHFKPIIEQKISETIYNGLWFSPLTEALVAFLKSTQKFVNGTIRVKLFKGHAIVEGRKSPNSLYDENLATYTSSDTFDQDAAVGFIKLWGLPTKVSAEVNSKVTITTEV; from the coding sequence ATGGCGAAAGAAAAAATCGTTTTAGCTTACTCGGGTGGGTTGGATACTTCGGTTGCAATTCAGTGGTTAGTGGAAGCAGGTTATGAAGTTATCGCATGTTGTTTAGATGTTGGTGAAGGAAAAAATTTGGACTTTATTAAAGAAAAAGCGATTACTGTTGGAGCAAGCGAATCCTATACGATTGATGCGAAAGAAGAATTTGCGGAGGATTTTGCGTTAATTGCCCTTCAAGCCCATGCTTATTATGAAGGAAAGTATCCGCTCATTTCTGCGTTAAGCCGTCCGTTAATTGCGAAAAAATTAGTAGAAGTCGCTCGTCAAGAAGGCGCATCTGCTATCGCTCATGGTTGTACTGGTAAAGGAAATGACCAAGTGCGTTTTGAAGTAGCGATTCATGCACTTGCACCTGATTTAAAAGTTGTTTCCCCTGTCCGTGACTGGAAATGGTCCAGAGAAGAAGAAATCAATTACGCCAAAGAACATAACATCCCCGTTCCAATTGATTTAGATAACCCCTTCTCGATTGACCAAAACCTTTGGGGCAGAAGCAACGAATGCGGAGTGCTGGAAAACCCATGGACAACGCCACCAGAAGCAGCCTATGATTTAACCGTAAGTTTAGAAGATGCACCGGACACAGCAGATATTGTCGAAATTACCTTCGATGCTGGTATTCCGATTTCGCTTAATGGCGAAAACATGAGCTTAGCCAATTTAATCCTTACTTTAAACGAAATTGCTGGAAAACATGGCGTCGGTAGAATCGATCATATTGAAAATCGTTTAGTCGGTATTAAATCACGGGAAGTATACGAATGCCCTGCCGCAGTCACTTTAATTACCGCTCATAAAGAACTGGAAGATTTAACATTTGTTCGTGAAGTGGCACATTTCAAACCAATAATCGAACAAAAAATTAGCGAAACAATTTATAATGGCCTATGGTTCTCGCCTTTAACAGAAGCGTTAGTCGCTTTCTTAAAATCCACGCAAAAATTTGTGAATGGAACGATTCGTGTCAAATTATTTAAAGGTCATGCTATCGTGGAAGGAAGAAAATCACCAAATTCGCTTTATGATGAAAACTTAGCGACCTATACTTCCTCCGATACATTTGACCAAGATGCAGCAGTTGGTTTCATCAAACTTTGGGGACTACCAACGAAAGTGAGCGCAGAAGTCAATTCAAAAGTTACGATAACGACTGAGGTGTAA
- the fepR gene encoding efflux pump transcriptional regulator FepR — MRKEEIKQAALTLFAHNGFEGTSLADIAGVVGLKKQSIYSHFKDKDDLFLSIMKDAKSTEIDYYRAKLRDSDLSRPDLVLSSLLFGVKELYDTDEAYQFWLRYGFYPPKHLYDIVQADITENVRQMEQDFTVLFSNWIDQKLIPMQDVETMKEAYMGILDAVIVDIVYVNDPERTEKKITALWQIFWRGITLKALS, encoded by the coding sequence ATGAGAAAAGAAGAAATCAAACAAGCCGCGCTGACACTTTTTGCCCATAATGGTTTTGAAGGAACGTCACTTGCTGATATTGCAGGGGTGGTGGGGCTGAAGAAGCAATCCATCTATTCTCATTTTAAAGATAAAGATGATTTGTTTTTATCCATTATGAAGGACGCGAAATCAACCGAAATAGATTACTACCGGGCAAAACTTCGGGATAGTGACTTATCAAGGCCAGACCTTGTCTTGTCTAGTTTACTTTTTGGCGTGAAAGAATTGTACGATACGGATGAGGCTTACCAATTCTGGTTGAGATATGGATTTTATCCGCCGAAGCATTTATATGATATCGTCCAAGCAGATATTACCGAAAATGTGCGGCAAATGGAACAAGATTTTACCGTTTTATTTAGTAATTGGATTGACCAAAAGTTAATTCCAATGCAAGACGTGGAAACGATGAAAGAAGCCTACATGGGAATTCTCGACGCAGTAATTGTTGACATTGTCTACGTGAATGACCCGGAAAGAACGGAAAAGAAAATCACGGCTTTATGGCAAATTTTCTGGAGAGGAATTACGCTAAAAGCCCTTAGTTAG
- a CDS encoding class II aldolase/adducin family protein gives MLYQKEREDLAKIVKTMFDRFETNAAGGNVSVRMNSEHIIMTPTLMSQAKLCDLSPYEILVVDNNNEVVEGDGRVTREINLHRACYVENPKIGCVLHAHPKESMLFATLGMELPNLTEATQKIGQIPTLEFAPATSPELAEIVRKHVIELGEKAVPSASLLNKHGIVVLDTSLHKAYDMLERIEYNAYIAEKALVFDALGIKKLAHDRDLNYNLEE, from the coding sequence ATGTTATACCAAAAAGAACGTGAAGATTTAGCAAAAATAGTGAAGACGATGTTTGACCGCTTTGAAACAAATGCAGCGGGAGGAAATGTAAGTGTGCGCATGAATAGCGAACATATTATTATGACGCCAACGCTGATGAGTCAAGCAAAACTTTGCGATCTTTCCCCATATGAAATCCTTGTAGTGGATAATAACAATGAAGTCGTAGAAGGAGACGGAAGAGTTACAAGAGAAATTAACTTACACCGTGCTTGTTACGTAGAAAATCCAAAAATCGGCTGTGTACTTCATGCCCATCCAAAAGAATCAATGTTATTCGCAACACTTGGTATGGAACTGCCGAACTTAACAGAAGCAACACAAAAAATCGGCCAAATTCCAACACTTGAATTTGCACCAGCGACTAGCCCGGAACTTGCGGAAATCGTTCGTAAACACGTTATCGAGCTAGGTGAAAAAGCAGTTCCAAGTGCAAGCCTATTAAATAAACACGGGATTGTCGTATTAGACACATCCTTGCACAAAGCGTATGATATGCTAGAACGTATCGAATACAATGCTTATATTGCAGAAAAAGCGTTAGTATTTGATGCATTAGGTATTAAAAAATTAGCGCATGATCGCGACCTAAACTACAATTTGGAGGAGTAA
- a CDS encoding 1-phosphofructokinase, whose amino-acid sequence MIYTITLNPAIDRLLFINGELEKRKTNRVKKTEFDCGGKGLHVSGVLSKFGIKNEALGIAGSDNLDKLYAILKEKHINHDFLVEAGTSTRECFVVLSDDTNGSTMIPEAGFTVSQTNKENLLKQIAKKVKKEDMVVIAGSPPPHYTLSDFKELLRTVKATGAFLGCDNSGDYLNLAVEMGVDFIKPNEDEVVAILDEKTNSLEENIRTLAKQIPYLVVSLGAKGSMCAHNGKLYQVIPPKVQERNDTGAGDVFVGAFIAGLAMNMPITETLKVATGCSASKVMQQDSSSFDLEAAGKLKNQVSIIQLEER is encoded by the coding sequence ATGATTTACACGATAACATTAAATCCAGCTATTGACCGGTTGCTTTTCATTAATGGAGAGTTGGAAAAAAGGAAGACTAATCGAGTCAAAAAAACGGAATTTGATTGCGGGGGAAAGGGGCTTCATGTTTCGGGCGTGCTATCGAAATTCGGCATTAAAAATGAAGCACTTGGAATTGCGGGATCAGACAATCTCGACAAACTATATGCCATTCTAAAAGAAAAGCATATCAACCATGATTTCCTTGTAGAAGCTGGAACTTCGACAAGAGAATGCTTCGTCGTCTTGAGTGATGACACGAATGGCAGCACGATGATACCAGAAGCTGGTTTTACCGTAAGTCAGACCAACAAAGAGAACCTTTTAAAACAAATCGCTAAAAAAGTTAAAAAAGAGGACATGGTGGTGATTGCCGGATCCCCGCCTCCTCATTATACATTATCTGATTTTAAAGAACTACTAAGAACTGTCAAAGCAACTGGCGCGTTTCTCGGATGCGATAATTCCGGTGACTATTTAAACTTAGCTGTCGAAATGGGCGTCGATTTCATTAAACCAAATGAAGACGAAGTGGTGGCCATTTTAGATGAAAAGACGAATTCACTGGAAGAAAACATTCGCACGTTAGCCAAGCAAATTCCTTATTTAGTCGTTTCGCTCGGAGCAAAAGGATCGATGTGCGCACATAATGGCAAATTGTATCAAGTTATTCCACCAAAAGTGCAGGAACGCAATGATACCGGGGCTGGCGATGTGTTTGTCGGCGCATTTATCGCAGGACTTGCAATGAATATGCCGATTACCGAAACGTTAAAAGTCGCGACAGGTTGCTCAGCCAGCAAAGTCATGCAACAAGACAGTTCGAGCTTTGATTTAGAAGCTGCTGGAAAACTCAAGAATCAAGTAAGTATTATACAATTGGAGGAGAGATAA
- a CDS encoding alpha/beta hydrolase — translation MKNTIKWIAIGFAGIILLPLLIVFFIYKKAIGKKEYNPEVLENLDEASQEFVKNTSPLSDVDSRYKYMRLATKALPSAKDIEIGDVENKKIDGPAGKIPIRIYTPQEDGPFEIIVYYHGGGFVLGGLQTHDAIARKLVQTTGARVVTVDYRLAPENPFPAAVEDAYAALLWVQNHRTSLRAKSSDIIVAGDSVGGNLATVVTQIAKAKGKPNITAQILLYPATDIFSRDASVLYPSMDEFAEGYVLTKESLDKFFKLYIANASDRKYDPLVAPIRSKDLVGLPKTFVATAEFDPLRDQGEAYAKKLKDAGVEVFAKRFEKVPHGFMTTNSTATDETYELISEFLEEK, via the coding sequence GTGAAAAATACAATAAAATGGATTGCCATTGGTTTTGCTGGGATCATTCTACTTCCATTATTAATCGTTTTCTTTATTTACAAAAAAGCGATTGGGAAAAAAGAATATAATCCCGAGGTACTTGAGAATTTAGATGAAGCTTCACAGGAATTTGTGAAAAACACTTCACCATTATCCGACGTAGATTCGCGATATAAATATATGAGACTAGCGACAAAAGCATTGCCATCCGCAAAAGATATCGAAATTGGCGATGTTGAAAATAAAAAAATTGATGGCCCGGCTGGCAAAATTCCGATTCGGATTTATACGCCGCAGGAAGACGGTCCTTTTGAAATTATCGTTTACTATCATGGTGGCGGATTTGTTTTAGGCGGATTGCAAACCCATGATGCGATTGCTAGAAAACTTGTACAAACTACGGGTGCTCGTGTTGTCACGGTCGACTACCGACTTGCACCAGAAAATCCTTTCCCAGCAGCAGTGGAAGATGCTTATGCAGCGCTACTTTGGGTGCAAAATCATCGTACTAGTTTACGCGCTAAATCCTCTGACATTATCGTTGCGGGAGATAGCGTAGGCGGAAACTTGGCGACGGTTGTTACACAAATCGCCAAAGCAAAAGGAAAACCAAATATAACAGCTCAAATTTTACTTTATCCAGCAACGGATATTTTCAGTCGTGATGCATCGGTTCTTTATCCGTCAATGGATGAATTTGCAGAAGGCTACGTACTTACAAAAGAATCATTAGATAAATTCTTTAAATTATACATTGCGAATGCAAGTGATCGTAAGTATGATCCACTCGTTGCACCAATTCGTAGCAAAGACTTAGTCGGACTACCAAAAACATTTGTTGCAACTGCTGAATTTGATCCACTAAGAGATCAAGGGGAAGCATACGCGAAGAAATTAAAAGATGCTGGCGTAGAAGTATTTGCGAAACGTTTTGAAAAAGTTCCACATGGCTTTATGACAACAAATTCTACTGCCACTGATGAGACGTATGAACTTATTAGCGAGTTTTTAGAAGAAAAATAA
- the betL gene encoding BCCT family glycine betaine transporter BetL, translated as MKKLTNVFWGAGFLVLLAVLFGAFLPEQFETLTTNIQKFLTSNFGWYYLIVVAIIIIFCLFLVLSPIGTIRLGKPGEEPGYSNKSWFAMLFSAGMGIGLVFWGAAEPLSHYAVQAPGGEVGTQAAMKDALRYSFFHWGISAWSIYAVVALALAYFKFRKNAPGLISATLYPLLGRHAKGPIGQLIDIIAVFATVIGVATTLGLGAQQINGGLTYLFGVPNNFTVQFTIIIIVTILFMLSAMSGLDKGIQLLSNVNIYVAAVLLVLTLILGPTLFIMNNFTNSFGDYLQTIIQMSFQTAPDAPDARKWIDSWTIFYWAWWLSWSPFVGIFIARISRGRTIRQFLLGVIVLPALVSVFWFAVFGGSAIFVEQRTNSALSSLATEQVLFGVFNEFPAGMVLSIVAMILIAVFFITSADSATFVLGMQTTGGSLNPPNSVKVTWGLLQAGIASVLLYAGGLTALQNASIIAAFPFSIVIILMIVSLFISLIREQEKLGLFVRPKKSQRSQL; from the coding sequence ATGAAAAAATTAACGAATGTCTTTTGGGGAGCAGGTTTTTTAGTTCTCTTAGCTGTTTTATTTGGTGCTTTTTTGCCAGAGCAATTTGAGACACTTACAACAAATATCCAAAAATTTCTAACGAGTAATTTTGGTTGGTACTATTTAATCGTTGTTGCGATTATTATTATCTTCTGCTTATTTTTAGTTTTAAGCCCGATTGGTACGATTCGACTTGGAAAACCTGGCGAAGAGCCGGGCTATAGCAACAAATCTTGGTTTGCCATGTTATTTAGTGCTGGAATGGGGATTGGTCTCGTTTTCTGGGGTGCCGCTGAACCTTTATCGCACTATGCTGTTCAAGCTCCCGGCGGTGAAGTTGGTACACAAGCTGCTATGAAAGACGCGCTTCGTTATTCATTCTTTCATTGGGGCATTTCCGCTTGGTCAATTTATGCGGTTGTAGCCTTAGCACTTGCTTACTTTAAATTCAGAAAAAATGCGCCTGGTTTAATAAGCGCCACACTGTATCCGCTTTTAGGAAGACATGCCAAAGGTCCGATTGGTCAATTGATTGATATTATCGCTGTTTTCGCGACGGTCATCGGTGTTGCGACGACGCTTGGCCTTGGCGCTCAACAAATTAATGGTGGACTCACTTACCTATTTGGTGTTCCAAACAATTTTACAGTTCAATTTACGATTATCATTATCGTTACTATTTTATTCATGTTATCGGCAATGTCTGGTCTTGATAAAGGGATTCAGCTGTTGAGTAATGTAAATATTTATGTCGCTGCTGTACTACTCGTTTTAACGCTTATTCTCGGACCTACCCTTTTCATTATGAATAATTTTACTAATTCATTTGGGGATTACTTACAAACAATTATCCAAATGAGCTTCCAGACTGCACCTGATGCGCCGGATGCACGAAAATGGATTGACTCATGGACTATTTTTTACTGGGCTTGGTGGCTTTCCTGGTCGCCGTTTGTCGGGATTTTCATTGCACGAATTTCACGTGGCAGGACGATCAGACAATTTTTACTCGGGGTTATCGTGCTTCCGGCTCTAGTAAGTGTGTTCTGGTTTGCCGTATTCGGTGGCTCCGCGATTTTTGTCGAACAACGTACAAACTCCGCGCTTTCCAGTTTAGCGACAGAACAAGTACTCTTTGGGGTATTTAACGAGTTTCCAGCTGGGATGGTGTTATCGATTGTGGCGATGATTTTAATTGCCGTATTCTTTATTACTTCAGCGGATTCTGCCACGTTTGTCCTCGGTATGCAAACGACTGGTGGCTCCTTAAACCCACCGAACTCCGTCAAAGTAACCTGGGGACTTTTACAAGCAGGAATTGCAAGTGTGCTACTTTACGCAGGCGGATTAACAGCACTTCAAAATGCTTCGATTATCGCCGCCTTTCCATTTTCAATCGTGATTATTTTAATGATTGTCTCCTTGTTCATCTCTTTAATAAGAGAACAAGAAAAACTCGGCTTATTCGTTCGACCGAAAAAATCACAACGTTCACAACTATAA
- the argH gene encoding argininosuccinate lyase, which produces MEKLWGGRFQGKSEAWIDAFGASISFDQKMAKEDLTGSLAHVAMLAKCGIIPDAEAAEITAGLKILQEKLALGELEFSTVNEDIHLNIEKLLHAEIGPVAGKLHTARSRNDQVATDMHLYLKQAVAEIIQSLKHLRVVLVQKADAHVETIMPGYTHLQHAQPISFAHHLLAYFGMFSRDLERLEESVKRIDISPLGSAALAGTTFPIDRAYSAELLGFSAVYENSLDGVSDRDFIIEFLSNSSLLMMHLSRFCEELILWTSHEFQFVELTDAFSTGSSIMPQKKNPDMAELIRGKTGRVYGNLFGMLTVLKGLPLAYNKDLQEDKEGMFDTLETVQTSLDIFAGMIETMKVRTDIMEKSTKKDFSNATELADYLAKKGVPFREAHEIVGKLVLECTQNGIYLQDVSLSHYQEINPLIEEDIYEVLSSKTAVQKRNSYGGTGFEQIKVALANAKKTL; this is translated from the coding sequence ATGGAAAAATTATGGGGTGGCCGTTTTCAAGGGAAAAGTGAAGCTTGGATTGATGCGTTTGGCGCGTCGATATCTTTTGATCAAAAAATGGCAAAAGAAGACTTAACGGGAAGTTTGGCGCATGTCGCTATGCTCGCCAAATGCGGGATAATTCCGGATGCAGAAGCCGCAGAAATTACGGCCGGCTTGAAAATTCTCCAAGAAAAATTAGCGCTTGGTGAACTGGAATTTAGTACGGTGAATGAAGACATCCATTTAAATATCGAAAAGTTGTTACACGCAGAAATCGGACCTGTCGCTGGGAAACTCCATACGGCACGGAGTCGGAATGACCAAGTTGCAACCGATATGCATTTATATTTAAAACAAGCCGTAGCAGAAATTATCCAATCGTTAAAACATTTGCGTGTGGTCCTTGTTCAAAAAGCAGACGCGCACGTTGAAACGATTATGCCTGGTTACACGCATTTGCAACACGCCCAGCCCATATCTTTTGCCCATCATTTACTTGCTTACTTCGGAATGTTTTCACGGGATTTAGAACGTTTAGAAGAAAGTGTCAAACGGATTGATATTTCGCCACTTGGGTCTGCTGCGCTGGCTGGAACGACTTTTCCGATTGACCGGGCTTATAGTGCAGAATTACTTGGCTTTTCTGCTGTTTATGAAAATAGCTTGGACGGTGTGAGTGATCGTGATTTTATTATTGAGTTTCTCAGTAATAGTTCCCTTTTGATGATGCATTTATCGCGTTTTTGCGAGGAGCTGATACTTTGGACGAGTCATGAATTTCAATTTGTGGAGTTAACAGATGCTTTTTCGACGGGAAGTTCGATTATGCCACAAAAGAAAAATCCGGATATGGCCGAGTTAATTCGCGGAAAAACTGGCCGAGTGTATGGAAACCTTTTTGGCATGTTGACGGTTTTAAAAGGACTGCCGCTTGCTTATAACAAAGACTTACAAGAAGATAAAGAAGGCATGTTTGATACGCTCGAGACGGTTCAGACGAGCTTAGATATATTTGCTGGGATGATTGAAACGATGAAGGTTCGCACGGATATAATGGAAAAATCTACCAAAAAAGATTTTTCCAATGCGACAGAACTGGCCGATTACTTAGCGAAAAAAGGCGTTCCTTTTAGAGAGGCGCATGAAATCGTTGGGAAATTGGTGCTGGAATGTACGCAAAATGGGATTTATTTGCAAGACGTGTCACTCAGTCACTATCAGGAAATAAATCCACTTATTGAAGAAGATATTTACGAGGTGCTTTCTTCTAAGACTGCTGTCCAAAAGAGAAACTCTTACGGTGGGACTGGCTTTGAGCAAATTAAAGTGGCACTGGCTAATGCGAAAAAAACGTTATAA